The Rubricoccus marinus nucleotide sequence ATGCTGCTCACGTCGCTCGGGATGTACGTCAGGCCGATCCGGCCCCGCGTCAGGACCGCGCCCTCGCTCTGGCCGCTGGCGTTGAACGCTGTAAAGCTGTAAACGCTCAGGAAGTCGTCGCCGAAGCTGGGGCCGCTGTCGCAGGCGGCGAGGAGGAAAAGAGGGACGAGCAGGAGTCGGCGCACGGCGAGGGAATGAGTGTGTCCCGCCCATACGGAGCCCGCCCCGCCCGCGCTGCACCGGCTCTGGCGCGCGGGAGGCATGCACGCGGGGTCTGCGCGCGGCCTCTGGCGCCAGAGGCCCACGACGTTTCCGGATCCCGCCAGAGGCTCCGTAGTTTGCCCGCTCACCTCCGACCTCTCTGCCGCGATGTCCGCTCTCGCTCTCTCCGCTCCCCGCCCGTCCATCCTCGACGCCCTCCGTGGCCCGCGCGCGACCGTTGCCGCGCAGGTGGCCGGCGTCGTCGGTTTCGCCGCGCTGGCGGCCCTCGGCGCGCAGGCGCGCATCTACCTCTGGGAGGTGCCCGTCACGTTCCAGACGCTCGCCGTCTACGGCGCCGGCCTGTTCCTCGGCTCGCGCAACGGCGCGCTCTCGATGGCGCTGTACCTCGTCGCCGGCCTCGCCTTCCCCGTCTTCGCCTCTGGTGCCTTTGGCGCCGAGTACCTCTTCGGGACTACGGGCGGCTACCTCCTCTCCTACCCGATCGTCGCGCTCCTCGTGGGCATGATGACGAAGCGTTGGACCTCGTTCGTCGGCGCCGCTGCGGCGATGACCATCGGCTCGCTCCTCGTGTTCACCGCGGGCGTGACGTGGCTGCACTTCGCCGCCGGCCACGCGACGTGGATGGAGTCCATCGTCAAGGGCGCGCTGCTCTTTATCGCGTTCGACCTCGCGAAGGTGTGGCTGGCCGCTGGCGCGTTCGCCGGCCTGCGCCAGATCTCGCGTGACTAACTCCCCGGATCGTTCCGGCCCCTCGGCCTCTGGCGAGACGCGCACCACGCGCCCGCCAGAGGCCGATTCGCGTTTTACGGTCCCCCTCCGCGGCGTGGACGTGGACGCCGAGACGCGGTGCGCGCACTGGCACAGCGCCGTGGACATCGTCGCGCTGCGGTGCGGCTGCTGCGACGCGTTCTACCCCTGCGCGTCCTGCCACGAGGCCACGGTGGGCCGGGCGTTTACGCCCTGGCCTCTGGCGCGGGCCGACGAGCCCGCCGTCCTCTGCGGCGCCTGCCGCACGCTTCTGACGCCAGGGGCCTACCTCGCCTCTGGCGACGCCTGCCCATCGTGCGGCGCGGCGTTCAACCCCGGGTGCCGCGCGCACCGCGGGCTGTATTTCGAAGCGCCAGAGGCCTCTGGCGACCGCGCCGTTGCCGCCCCGGGCTCCTAACGCTCAGGCGACCGACGCCGTGAAGTAGTCCGCGCCGCCAGGCTGCGCGTGCAGCGCGAGCACGCCCGC carries:
- a CDS encoding CHY zinc finger protein; the encoded protein is MTNSPDRSGPSASGETRTTRPPEADSRFTVPLRGVDVDAETRCAHWHSAVDIVALRCGCCDAFYPCASCHEATVGRAFTPWPLARADEPAVLCGACRTLLTPGAYLASGDACPSCGAAFNPGCRAHRGLYFEAPEASGDRAVAAPGS
- a CDS encoding biotin transporter BioY codes for the protein MSALALSAPRPSILDALRGPRATVAAQVAGVVGFAALAALGAQARIYLWEVPVTFQTLAVYGAGLFLGSRNGALSMALYLVAGLAFPVFASGAFGAEYLFGTTGGYLLSYPIVALLVGMMTKRWTSFVGAAAAMTIGSLLVFTAGVTWLHFAAGHATWMESIVKGALLFIAFDLAKVWLAAGAFAGLRQISRD